Proteins found in one Zea mays cultivar B73 chromosome 1, Zm-B73-REFERENCE-NAM-5.0, whole genome shotgun sequence genomic segment:
- the LOC107275219 gene encoding Probable indole-3-acetic acid-amido synthetase GH3.8-like, whose amino-acid sequence MAVMTDMPAATALRAPAPAPAGCDGQKDAEKLRFIEEMTSDVDAVQERVLAEILARNAGTEYLARCGLAGATDRAAFRAKVPVVTYEDLQPDIQRIANGDRSPILSAHPISEFLTSSGTSAGERKLMPTIKEELDRRQLLYSLLMPVMNLYLPGLDKGKALYFLFVKSETTTPGGLTARPVLTSYYKSEHFKNRPFDPYHDYTSPTAAILCADAFQSMYAQMVCGLCQRHDVLRVGAVFASGLLRAIRFLQLHWEQLADDIESGSLTPRVADPSVRDAVARVLRGDPELARFVRAECSRGDWAGIVTRVWPNTRYLDVIVTGAMQQYIPTLEYYSGGLPMACTMYASSECYFGLNLRPMCRPSEVCYTIMPNMGYFEFLPVDEASGVAPGDAAQLVDLARVEAGREYELVITTYAGLYRYRVGDILRVAGFHNAAPQFRFVRRKNVLLSIESDKTDEAELQRAVDRASALLRARCGGGAAVVEYTSHACTRSIPGHYVIYWELLATTKASKQGAAQAVAGDVLERCCLEMEEALNSVYRQSRVADGSIGPLEIRVVRSGTFEELMDYAISRGASINQYKVPRCVSFPPIVELLDSRVVSRHFSPAPPHWAPAARPSSD is encoded by the exons ATGGCGGTGATGACCGACATGCCCGCGGCCACGGCGCTGCGCGCGCCGGCGCCGGCCCCGGCGGGCTGCGACGGTCAAAAGGACGCCGAGAAGCTGAGGTTCATCGAGGAGATGACCTCCGACGTCGACGCCGTGCAGGAGCGCGTCCTGGCCGAGATCCTGGCCAGGAACGCCGGGACCGAGTACCTCGCCCGCTGCGGCCTCGCCGGCGCCACGGACCGCGCCGCCTTCCGCGCCAAGGTGCCCGTCGTCACCTACGAGGACCTGCAGCCCGACATCCAGCGCATCGCCAACGGGGACCGCTCGCCCATCCTCTCCGCGCATCCCATCTCCGAGTTCCTCACCAG CTCTGGGACTTCGGCCGGCGAGCGCAAGCTGATGCCAACTATCAAGGAGGAGCTCGACCGGCGCCAGCTGCTGTACAGCCTCCTTATGCCCGTCATGAACCT GTACCTGCCGGGGCTGGACAAGGGCAAGGCGCTCTACTTCCTGTTCGTCAAGTCGGAGACGACGACGCCCGGCGGGCTGACGGCGCGGCCCGTGCTGACGAGCTACTACAAGAGCGAGCACTTCAAGAACCGGCCGTTCGACCCGTACCACGACTACACGAGCCCCACGGCGGCCATCCTGTGCGCCGACGCGTTCCAGAGCATGTACGCGCAGATGGTGTGCGGGCTGTGCCAGCGCCACGACGTGCTCCGCGTGGGCGCCGTCTTCGCGTCGGGCCTGCTGCGCGCCATCCGCTTCCTGCAGCTGCACTGGGAGCAGCTCGCCGACGACATCGAGTCCGGGTCGCTGACCCCGCGCGTGGCCGACCCGTCCGTCCGGGACGCCGTCGCGCGCGTGCTCCGCGGGGACCCGGAGCTGGCGCGCTTCGTCCGCGCCGAGTGCTCCCGCGGCGACTGGGCGGGCATCGTCACCCGCGTGTGGCCCAACACCCGGTACCTGGACGTGATCGTCACCGGCGCGATGCAGCAGTACATCCCCACCCTGGAGTACTACAGCGGCGGCCTCCCCATGGCGTGCACAATGTACGCCTCCTCCGAGTGCTACTTCGGGCTGAACCTCCGGCCCATGTGCCGCCCGTCGGAGGTGTGCTACACCATCATGCCCAACATGGGCTACTTCGAGTTCCTCCCCGTGGACGAGGCGAGCGGCGTGGCCCCCGGCGACGCGgcgcagctggtggacctggcccGCGTGGAGGCCGGGCGCGAGTACGAGCTGGTGATCACCACGTACGCGGGGCTGTACCGGTACCGCGTCGGCGACATCCTGCGCGTGGCCGGCTTCCACAACGCGGCGCCGCAGTTCCGGTTCGTGCGCCGCAAGAACGTGCTGCTGTCCATCGAGTCCGACAAGACCGACGAGGCGGAGCTGCAGCGCGCCGTGGACCGCGCGTCGGCGCTGCTCCGCGCGcgctgcggcggcggcgcggcggtggTGGAGTACACGAGCCACGCCTGCACCCGCAGCATCCCGGGCCACTACGTCATCTACTGGGAGCTGCTGGCCACCACCAAGGCCAGcaagcagggggcggcgcaggccgTGGCGGGCGACGTGCTGGAGCGCTGCTGCCTGGAGATGGAGGAGGCGCTCAACTCGGTGTATCGACAGAGCCGCGTGGCGGACGGATCCATCGGGCCGCTGGAGATCCGGGTGGTCCGGTCGGGCACGTTCGAGGAGCTCATGGACTACGCCATTTCCCGCGGCGCGTCCATCAACCAGTACAAGGTGCCCCGCTGCGTCTCCTTCCCGCCCATCGTGGAGCTGCTCGACTCCCGCGTCGTGTCGCGCCACTTCAGCCCGGCGCCGCCGCACTGGGCGCCAGCTGCTCGCCCGTCGTCCGACTAG